A portion of the Krasilnikovia cinnamomea genome contains these proteins:
- a CDS encoding GlsB/YeaQ/YmgE family stress response membrane protein: protein MTVTGILSAIIVGLIIGALGRLVVPGRQNIPIWLTMVIGVGAALLGTVLARAVGVADTRGMDWTELLFQVVLAAIGVALAVGAMGRRGITR, encoded by the coding sequence ATGACTGTGACCGGCATCCTCAGCGCCATCATCGTCGGCCTGATCATCGGCGCGCTGGGCCGCCTGGTGGTACCAGGCCGGCAGAACATCCCGATCTGGCTGACCATGGTGATCGGTGTCGGCGCCGCGCTGCTGGGCACCGTGCTGGCCCGGGCGGTGGGCGTCGCGGACACCCGTGGCATGGACTGGACCGAGCTGCTCTTCCAGGTCGTGCTGGCCGCGATCGGGGTCGCGCTGGCGGTCGGTGCGATGGGCCGCCGCGGCATCACCCGCTGA
- a CDS encoding PAS domain S-box protein encodes MSGAVQWIVLGAASVTAVLVGVHRNRPARVGPWLLLSGALASLAVGDVCYALGETASADLSYAIMFPLLALSLLQLTRGGAILVDRARLIDLLAFTCSVLLVVWVFVLGGAGDVGAISAPDVLGDLLLIAVATRLTVAAWRNWSALLLLVGALGLLAADLTYPLTPGPLAETGYTILYVSWGAAALHPSMTRLTAPHQARPTPWRGRWAALLAVSVATPPAVLLIEAVTTGVTDGVVIAAASVITVVLTFTRLADSLNQHSAALTRERGLREASAALVAAADLPAVDDAVRAAVHQLLPDGVHRITFATDDRQLAIAAPPVVDDHRRLALTAAPGGDDRRPAIVEDDRRRAPGGSERRPGSAAVGHRERSWWLPDPAAADGEATLVCPLWLEPLAVARPSGGALVLTGARDSLGPARDTLEVLAGQAALALDRISLVDAVGRRDSDLYLRAVIRNTADAMLVIDSDQHIRYASPAVRRLVGVTELTPLATLHDLVHPDDRAQVRDALRADGDGVVFCALLRPDGTQVFVEATYRDLREDRLVQGFVVTMRDVTDGHEPGERLPRLDHVGELPARVNRRSAQHKFRY; translated from the coding sequence GTGTCAGGGGCCGTGCAATGGATCGTGCTCGGAGCCGCGAGCGTCACCGCCGTTCTCGTGGGGGTTCACCGGAACCGGCCCGCCCGCGTCGGGCCGTGGCTGCTGCTGTCCGGCGCGCTGGCCAGCCTCGCCGTGGGCGACGTCTGCTACGCGCTCGGCGAGACGGCCTCCGCCGACCTGTCGTACGCGATCATGTTTCCGCTCCTGGCGCTGTCCCTGCTGCAGCTCACCCGCGGCGGCGCCATCCTGGTCGACCGGGCCCGCCTCATCGACCTGCTGGCCTTCACCTGTTCGGTCCTGCTCGTGGTGTGGGTCTTCGTGCTCGGCGGCGCCGGCGACGTCGGCGCGATCTCCGCCCCCGACGTGCTCGGCGACCTGCTGCTGATCGCGGTCGCGACCCGCCTGACGGTGGCGGCGTGGCGCAACTGGTCCGCGCTGCTGTTACTGGTGGGCGCGCTCGGCCTGCTGGCCGCCGACCTGACCTACCCGCTGACGCCCGGCCCCCTCGCCGAGACCGGCTACACGATCCTGTACGTCTCGTGGGGTGCCGCCGCGCTGCACCCGTCGATGACCCGGCTGACCGCGCCGCACCAGGCGCGCCCGACCCCGTGGCGCGGCCGGTGGGCCGCACTGCTGGCGGTGTCCGTGGCCACCCCACCGGCGGTGCTGCTCATCGAGGCGGTCACCACCGGGGTCACCGACGGGGTGGTGATCGCCGCCGCCAGCGTGATCACGGTGGTGCTCACCTTCACCCGGCTGGCCGACTCGCTCAACCAGCACAGCGCGGCGCTGACCCGGGAACGGGGGCTGCGCGAGGCCAGCGCCGCCCTGGTGGCCGCCGCCGACCTGCCCGCCGTGGACGACGCGGTCCGCGCCGCCGTGCACCAGCTACTGCCGGACGGCGTACACCGGATCACGTTCGCCACGGACGACCGACAGCTCGCGATCGCCGCCCCACCGGTCGTGGACGACCACCGAAGGCTCGCGCTGACCGCCGCCCCGGGCGGGGACGACCGCCGGCCCGCGATTGTCGAGGACGACCGCCGCCGCGCGCCCGGCGGGAGCGAACGCCGGCCGGGTTCCGCCGCCGTGGGCCACCGCGAGCGCAGTTGGTGGCTGCCCGATCCGGCCGCCGCCGACGGTGAGGCGACCCTGGTCTGCCCGTTGTGGCTGGAACCGCTCGCGGTGGCCCGGCCCAGCGGCGGGGCGCTCGTGCTCACCGGCGCCCGGGACTCGCTCGGCCCGGCCCGTGACACCCTGGAGGTGCTGGCCGGGCAGGCGGCCCTCGCGCTGGACCGCATCTCGCTGGTCGACGCCGTGGGTCGCCGCGACAGCGACCTGTACCTGCGGGCGGTCATCCGCAACACCGCCGACGCCATGCTGGTCATCGACTCCGACCAGCACATCCGGTACGCCAGTCCGGCCGTACGCCGGCTCGTCGGCGTCACGGAGCTGACGCCACTGGCCACCCTGCACGACCTCGTGCACCCCGACGACCGGGCGCAGGTGCGCGACGCCCTGCGGGCCGACGGGGACGGAGTGGTGTTCTGCGCGCTGCTGCGCCCCGACGGCACCCAGGTGTTCGTCGAGGCCACGTACCGGGATCTGCGCGAGGACCGGCTGGTTCAGGGCTTCGTGGTGACCATGCGCGACGTCACCGACGGCCACGAGCCGGGTGAGCGGCTCCCCCGGCTCGATCACGTCGGCGAACTGCCCGCCCGGGTCAACCGGCGCAGCGCCCAGCACAAGTTCCGGTACTGA
- a CDS encoding enoyl-CoA hydratase-related protein, whose product MDLVRTATAAGVTTVTLDSPANRNALSSQLMEELLDALTEAQNDPAVRAVVLTHTGPVFCSGADLKETAKAKEGARVPAELLADVLSELWEFPKPVVARLAGPARAGGLGLVAAADIAVCTRAATFAFSEVRLGVIPAVISATVLPRLSSRAAAELFLTGDVFDGVRAAEIGLVTRAVEEDALDATVAAYRDSLVRGGPLALAGAKQLLRRVPSDSIKDELAELSEQSAGYFRSDEGVEGVAAFREKRPASWVPSAADG is encoded by the coding sequence ATGGATCTGGTCCGTACCGCCACCGCCGCCGGGGTCACCACCGTGACGCTGGACAGCCCGGCCAACCGCAACGCCCTGTCGAGCCAGCTGATGGAAGAGCTGCTCGACGCGCTCACCGAAGCGCAGAACGATCCCGCCGTGCGGGCCGTGGTGCTCACGCACACCGGCCCGGTGTTCTGCTCGGGCGCCGACCTGAAGGAGACCGCGAAGGCGAAGGAGGGCGCCCGGGTGCCCGCCGAGCTGCTGGCCGACGTGCTGTCCGAGCTGTGGGAGTTCCCCAAGCCGGTGGTGGCGCGGCTGGCCGGCCCGGCCCGCGCGGGCGGGCTCGGCCTGGTCGCGGCCGCCGACATCGCGGTCTGCACGCGCGCGGCGACGTTCGCGTTCTCCGAGGTACGCCTCGGCGTGATCCCGGCTGTGATCAGCGCCACGGTGCTGCCGCGCCTGTCGTCGCGCGCGGCCGCCGAGCTGTTCCTGACCGGGGACGTCTTCGACGGGGTGCGGGCGGCCGAGATCGGGCTCGTCACCCGGGCGGTCGAAGAGGACGCGCTGGACGCGACGGTCGCCGCGTACCGCGACTCGCTGGTGCGGGGCGGGCCGCTGGCCCTGGCCGGGGCGAAGCAGCTGCTGCGCCGGGTGCCGTCCGACTCGATCAAGGACGAGCTGGCCGAGCTGTCCGAACAGTCCGCCGGCTACTTCCGCTCCGACGAGGGCGTCGAGGGGGTGGCGGCGTTCCGGGAGAAGCGCCCGGCCTCCTGGGTACCCAGCGCGGCGGACGGCTGA
- the hemW gene encoding radical SAM family heme chaperone HemW — MPGPLPDGEPVPGDGSLPAAALTDVGARGFGVYVHVPFCASRCGYCDFNTYTASELGGGASREGYADAVLAELALAARVLDNPPARVDTVFVGGGTPTLLDPDDLARILEGIDATWGLAADAEVTTEANPESVTPRSLQRLRKAGYTRISLGMQSAAPGVLQVLERRHTAGRAPQAATEARESGFDHVNLDLIYGTPGESAEDFAASLAAATGAGVDHVSAYALIVEDGTRMAARMRRGELPYPDDDVAADRYLAADAALGAAGLSWYEVSNWAATPAARCRHNLLYWTGGDWWGLGPGAHSHVGGVRWWNVKHPAAYAARLADGVSPGQARELLTETDRHTEDVMLRVRLADGLPLAALDAPGLAGARRAHDDGLLDPAAYAAGRVVLTLRGRLLADAVVRDLLP; from the coding sequence ATGCCCGGCCCCCTGCCCGACGGCGAGCCCGTACCCGGTGACGGCTCGCTGCCCGCCGCCGCCCTGACCGACGTGGGCGCGCGGGGCTTCGGCGTCTACGTGCACGTGCCGTTCTGCGCCAGCCGGTGCGGATACTGCGACTTCAACACGTACACGGCCAGCGAGCTGGGCGGCGGCGCGAGCCGGGAGGGCTACGCCGACGCGGTGCTGGCCGAGCTGGCCCTGGCCGCCCGGGTGCTGGACAACCCGCCGGCGCGGGTGGACACGGTCTTCGTCGGCGGCGGCACCCCGACCCTGCTCGACCCGGACGACCTGGCCCGGATCCTGGAGGGCATCGACGCCACCTGGGGGCTGGCCGCCGACGCGGAGGTCACCACCGAGGCCAACCCGGAGTCGGTCACCCCGCGCTCGCTGCAGCGGCTGCGCAAGGCCGGGTACACCCGGATCTCGCTGGGCATGCAGTCGGCCGCACCCGGGGTTCTCCAGGTGCTGGAGCGACGGCACACCGCGGGGCGGGCCCCGCAGGCCGCGACCGAGGCCCGCGAGTCCGGGTTCGACCACGTCAACCTGGACCTGATCTACGGGACGCCGGGGGAGAGCGCCGAGGACTTCGCCGCGTCCCTGGCCGCCGCGACCGGGGCCGGGGTCGACCACGTCAGCGCGTACGCCCTGATCGTGGAGGACGGCACCCGGATGGCCGCGCGGATGCGCCGGGGCGAGCTGCCGTACCCGGATGACGATGTGGCCGCGGACCGTTACCTGGCCGCGGACGCCGCACTCGGCGCGGCCGGGCTGTCCTGGTACGAGGTGAGCAACTGGGCGGCCACGCCCGCCGCCCGGTGCCGGCACAACCTGCTGTACTGGACCGGCGGTGACTGGTGGGGCCTGGGGCCCGGCGCGCACAGCCACGTCGGCGGGGTGCGCTGGTGGAACGTCAAGCATCCGGCGGCGTACGCGGCGCGGCTGGCCGACGGCGTCTCGCCGGGGCAGGCCCGAGAACTGCTCACCGAGACCGACCGGCACACCGAGGACGTCATGCTGCGGGTGCGCCTGGCCGACGGGCTGCCGCTGGCCGCGCTGGACGCACCGGGGCTGGCCGGTGCGCGGCGGGCGCACGACGACGGGCTGCTGGACCCGGCGGCGTACGCGGCCGGGCGGGTGGTGCTGACCCTGCGCGGGCGGCTGCTGGCCGACGCGGTCGTGCGCGACCTGCTGCCGTAG
- a CDS encoding DUF4870 domain-containing protein, with translation MTEPPRPPGEGNPTDPTAPFNPHTGNEPTPGSAPPPPPGAPQPPPYGSPPPSSGAGGYPPPSSGAGGYAPPPGGGYGPPPGGGYPTGGTPPQYGYNPGGANEDKTWILVAHFGGAAGAFFGGGAAGWIGPLVALLARGNQSPIVRQHAVAALNFQLLWTIIAVVGYALMCIVIGIIPVIGAIIVGTIFGIIAGVKANNNEPYSYPMTVSMIK, from the coding sequence ATGACTGAACCGCCGCGCCCGCCCGGTGAGGGGAACCCAACGGACCCCACCGCGCCGTTCAACCCACACACGGGCAACGAGCCGACGCCCGGGTCGGCTCCGCCGCCTCCGCCCGGTGCGCCCCAGCCGCCCCCGTACGGCAGCCCGCCGCCCAGCTCGGGGGCCGGGGGCTACCCGCCGCCCAGCTCCGGCGCGGGCGGGTACGCCCCGCCGCCCGGCGGTGGCTACGGGCCCCCGCCCGGCGGTGGCTACCCGACCGGGGGCACCCCGCCGCAGTACGGCTACAACCCGGGCGGCGCCAACGAGGACAAGACCTGGATCCTGGTCGCCCACTTCGGCGGCGCGGCGGGCGCGTTCTTCGGCGGCGGCGCGGCGGGCTGGATCGGCCCGCTGGTCGCGTTGCTGGCCCGGGGCAACCAGTCCCCGATCGTGCGCCAGCACGCGGTGGCCGCGCTGAACTTCCAGCTCCTGTGGACGATCATTGCGGTGGTCGGCTACGCCCTGATGTGCATCGTCATCGGCATCATCCCGGTGATCGGCGCGATCATCGTGGGCACGATCTTCGGCATCATCGCCGGGGTCAAGGCCAACAACAACGAGCCGTACTCGTACCCGATGACCGTCTCGATGATCAAGTAA
- the hrcA gene encoding heat-inducible transcriptional repressor HrcA: MSLDDRKLEVLRAIVEDYVATQEPVGSKALVERHQLGVSPATVRNDMAVLEEEGYIRQPHTSAGRVPTDLGYRLFVDRLSRVKPLSPAERRAIERFLAGAVDLDDVVHRTVRLLAQLTRHVAVVQYPSLSRSAVRHLELVPISTTRLLLVMITDTGRVEQRLVELPAPVGPDDVTELRRRCNEKLAGQKLADTPPLVQGLVDETAPERRTTVACLATVLLETLVERGEERVALAGTANLARASVLDFQGTLRPVLEALEEEVILLKLIGEVEPSTTRVRIGDENKIDNLRSTSVVSTGYGPGATIVGGLGVLGPTRMDYPGTIATVRAVARYMGDLLAQN; this comes from the coding sequence ATGAGTCTCGATGACCGCAAGCTCGAGGTGCTGCGCGCCATCGTCGAGGACTACGTCGCCACCCAGGAACCGGTGGGCAGCAAGGCCCTGGTGGAGCGGCATCAGCTCGGCGTCTCCCCGGCGACCGTGCGCAACGACATGGCCGTGCTGGAGGAGGAGGGCTACATCCGCCAGCCGCACACCAGCGCGGGGCGGGTGCCGACCGACCTCGGCTACCGGCTGTTCGTCGACCGGCTCTCCCGGGTCAAGCCGCTGAGTCCGGCCGAGCGCCGGGCGATCGAGCGGTTCCTGGCCGGCGCGGTCGACCTCGACGACGTGGTGCACCGTACGGTGCGGCTGCTGGCCCAGCTCACCCGGCACGTCGCCGTGGTGCAGTACCCGAGCCTGTCCCGCTCCGCCGTGCGCCACCTGGAGCTCGTGCCGATCTCCACCACCCGGCTGCTGCTCGTCATGATCACCGACACGGGCCGGGTCGAGCAGCGCCTGGTGGAGCTGCCCGCGCCGGTGGGCCCCGACGACGTCACGGAGCTGCGCCGCCGGTGCAACGAGAAGCTGGCCGGGCAGAAGCTCGCGGACACCCCGCCGCTGGTCCAGGGCCTGGTCGACGAGACCGCCCCGGAGCGCCGTACGACGGTGGCGTGCCTGGCCACGGTGCTGCTGGAGACCCTGGTGGAGCGCGGCGAGGAACGCGTCGCCCTGGCCGGTACGGCCAACCTGGCCCGGGCCAGCGTGCTGGACTTCCAGGGCACCCTGCGCCCCGTCCTGGAGGCGCTGGAGGAGGAGGTCATCCTCCTCAAGCTGATCGGCGAGGTGGAGCCCAGCACCACCCGGGTCCGCATCGGCGACGAGAACAAGATCGACAATCTGCGGTCGACGTCGGTGGTAAGCACGGGCTACGGCCCGGGTGCCACCATCGTCGGTGGGCTCGGCGTGCTGGGCCCCACCCGCATGGACTACCCCGGCACGATCGCTACCGTGCGTGCCGTGGCACGCTACATGGGCGACCTGCTGGCACAGAACTGA
- the dnaJ gene encoding molecular chaperone DnaJ, producing the protein MAKDYYGILGINRDATDDEIKRAYRKLARQYHPDVNPDPEAHEKFKDINAAYEVLSDDQKRQIVDLGGDPLAPGGGGGPAGPGGAGPFVGFQDIMDAFFGTAAGGGARGPRPRTRPGADAILRLELDLVETAFGVEAPITVDTAVLCTQCTGAGTAPGTHLATCETCGGRGEVQSVQRTFLGQVVSSRPCQVCQGHGTVIPHPCPTCAGDGRIRTRRSLTVKIPAGVEDGMRIRLAQQGEVGPGGGTAGDLYVEIHERPHDVYSRKGDDLHCRVTLPMTAAALGTRLTIKTLDSEEAIEVKSGTQPASTLRIRGKGVPHLRGQGRGDLFVHLDVKTPTKLTADQERLLREFAKTRGEDVAELSKQGGFFSRMRDAFNGH; encoded by the coding sequence GTGGCCAAGGACTACTACGGAATTCTCGGGATCAACCGGGACGCCACCGACGACGAGATCAAGCGCGCGTACCGCAAGCTCGCTCGCCAGTACCACCCGGACGTCAACCCCGACCCGGAGGCGCACGAGAAGTTCAAGGACATCAACGCGGCGTACGAGGTTCTCTCCGACGACCAGAAGCGGCAGATCGTCGACCTCGGCGGCGACCCCCTCGCTCCCGGGGGCGGCGGTGGACCGGCCGGGCCCGGCGGCGCCGGACCGTTCGTCGGCTTCCAGGACATCATGGACGCCTTCTTCGGCACCGCGGCCGGCGGCGGCGCGCGCGGCCCGCGCCCGCGTACCCGCCCGGGCGCCGACGCGATCCTGCGCCTCGAACTCGACCTGGTCGAGACCGCGTTCGGCGTCGAGGCGCCGATCACGGTCGACACCGCCGTGCTGTGCACCCAGTGCACCGGCGCGGGCACCGCACCCGGCACCCACCTGGCCACCTGCGAGACCTGCGGCGGGCGCGGCGAGGTGCAGTCCGTGCAGCGCACCTTCCTGGGCCAGGTCGTCTCCTCGCGCCCCTGCCAGGTCTGCCAGGGCCACGGCACGGTCATCCCGCACCCGTGCCCGACCTGCGCGGGCGACGGCCGCATCCGTACCCGTCGCTCCCTGACCGTCAAGATCCCGGCCGGGGTCGAGGACGGCATGCGCATCCGCCTGGCCCAGCAGGGCGAGGTCGGCCCGGGCGGCGGCACGGCCGGCGACCTGTATGTCGAGATCCACGAGCGCCCGCACGACGTCTACTCCCGCAAGGGCGACGACCTGCACTGCCGGGTCACGCTGCCGATGACCGCGGCCGCGCTCGGCACCCGGCTGACCATCAAGACCCTCGACAGCGAGGAGGCGATCGAGGTCAAGTCGGGCACCCAGCCCGCCTCCACGCTGCGCATCCGCGGCAAGGGGGTGCCGCACCTGCGCGGCCAGGGACGCGGCGACCTCTTCGTCCACCTCGACGTCAAGACGCCGACCAAGCTCACGGCCGACCAGGAGCGGCTGCTGCGGGAGTTCGCCAAGACCCGCGGCGAGGACGTCGCCGAGCTGAGCAAGCAAGGGGGCTTCTTCTCCCGGATGCGCGACGCCTTCAACGGACATTGA
- a CDS encoding 16S rRNA (uracil(1498)-N(3))-methyltransferase — MSAPLFLVDDLPTGQTFTLSGPEGHHAADVQRMRVGEGLILADGRGGSVVGSVLRVGRGSVDVALGSRTMSPAPDPRLVVVQGIAKGDRGELAVQAMTEVGVDEIVPWAASRAIAQWRGERGVRAREKWVSTAREAAKQARRAWLPTVGGQPDCTTPQVAARISEASAAFVLHEEATDRLTAAKLPDSGDIVLVVGPEGGIADAELGRFVAAGAAPVRLGDSVLRTSTAGVAALAVLATRLGRW, encoded by the coding sequence ATGTCCGCGCCGCTGTTCCTCGTCGATGACCTGCCCACGGGGCAGACCTTCACGCTGTCCGGGCCCGAGGGTCACCACGCCGCCGACGTGCAACGCATGCGGGTCGGCGAGGGGCTGATCCTGGCCGACGGGCGGGGTGGTTCGGTGGTCGGCTCGGTGTTGCGCGTCGGGCGGGGCAGCGTCGATGTGGCGCTCGGCTCGCGGACCATGTCGCCTGCGCCGGATCCGCGTCTCGTGGTGGTGCAGGGGATCGCCAAGGGGGACCGGGGGGAGCTGGCCGTGCAGGCGATGACCGAGGTGGGGGTGGACGAGATCGTGCCGTGGGCCGCCTCCCGGGCGATCGCCCAGTGGCGTGGGGAGCGCGGGGTGCGGGCCCGGGAGAAGTGGGTGTCCACCGCGCGGGAGGCCGCCAAGCAGGCACGCCGCGCGTGGCTGCCCACGGTCGGTGGGCAGCCGGACTGCACGACGCCGCAGGTGGCGGCCCGGATCTCCGAGGCGAGCGCCGCGTTCGTGCTGCACGAGGAGGCGACCGACCGGCTCACCGCGGCGAAGCTGCCGGACTCCGGCGACATCGTGCTCGTGGTCGGGCCCGAGGGGGGCATCGCCGACGCGGAGCTGGGGCGGTTCGTGGCCGCGGGCGCGGCGCCGGTGCGGCTGGGCGACTCCGTGCTGCGTACCTCGACGGCCGGAGTGGCCGCGCTGGCCGTGCTCGCCACCCGCCTAGGCCGCTGGTGA
- a CDS encoding class I SAM-dependent methyltransferase translates to MTVQRERRGVFGEVADTYERLRPGYPEQLVTDVLADAGEGPALEVGAGTGKATVAFAAHGIALTCVEPDPRMAALLRDRMAERPGVSVVASTFEDWRPDRGYGLLYSAQAWHWVDPERRLDLAHAALAPGGLLALFWNGFLLADTDLHAALAEVDRRYWPEGREDQQTSHRWRVDEQPVEVEDFAVEWEPLALHGDARFTDLRSRHYRWARTYPSDTYAQFLTTTSIYRMLPEAERDAALASVVEVIDAHGGTIEFVLDTALATARRV, encoded by the coding sequence GTGACGGTGCAGCGGGAACGCAGGGGCGTCTTCGGCGAGGTGGCCGACACGTACGAGCGGCTGCGGCCGGGCTATCCGGAGCAGCTCGTCACGGACGTGCTGGCCGACGCGGGCGAGGGCCCGGCCCTGGAGGTCGGCGCCGGCACCGGCAAGGCGACGGTGGCGTTCGCGGCGCACGGGATCGCACTGACCTGTGTGGAGCCGGACCCCCGGATGGCGGCCCTGCTGCGCGACCGGATGGCGGAGCGGCCCGGGGTGTCGGTGGTCGCCAGCACGTTCGAGGACTGGCGACCCGACCGTGGGTACGGCCTGCTGTACAGCGCGCAGGCGTGGCACTGGGTGGACCCGGAGCGGCGGCTGGACCTGGCGCACGCCGCGCTGGCGCCGGGCGGGCTGCTGGCGCTGTTCTGGAACGGCTTCCTGCTGGCGGACACCGATCTGCACGCCGCGCTCGCGGAGGTGGACCGCCGGTACTGGCCGGAGGGCAGGGAGGACCAGCAAACATCGCACCGGTGGCGGGTCGACGAGCAGCCCGTGGAGGTCGAGGACTTCGCGGTGGAGTGGGAGCCGCTGGCGCTGCACGGCGACGCCCGCTTCACCGATCTGCGCAGCCGCCACTACCGGTGGGCCCGGACGTACCCGTCCGACACGTACGCGCAGTTCCTGACGACGACGTCGATCTACCGGATGCTCCCGGAGGCCGAGCGCGACGCGGCCCTGGCCTCGGTCGTCGAGGTGATCGACGCCCACGGCGGCACGATCGAGTTCGTCCTCGACACCGCGCTGGCCACGGCCCGCCGGGTGTAG